Proteins encoded together in one Miscanthus floridulus cultivar M001 chromosome 16, ASM1932011v1, whole genome shotgun sequence window:
- the LOC136510679 gene encoding uncharacterized protein, with the protein MERFLLNLRILVKKVKVVTTRGGKTTRDPPNPNQSTGKAKEHQEAKPSTKEKEEETTPKDFVNTSYLLFPTRNRKQAVDEQFARFVEMIKNIHVRIPLMDVLHVPSYAKYIKDIINNKRPIPSMEVIKLTEECSTAILNFPKKKKDPWCPTISCSIGIQYFDQALCNLGDSISVMPEAVFDKLNLTQLTPTPMMLQQADSTVRYLAGIAKDILVKI; encoded by the coding sequence ATGGAAAGATTCCTGCTCAACCTAAGAATTCTTGTGAAAAAGGTAAAAGTGGTGACCACGAGGGGTGGTAAGACCACTCGTgatccaccaaaccctaaccagtcTACAGGAAAGGCAAAAGAGCACCAGGAAGCTAAACCttcaacaaaagaaaaagaagaggagaCGACACCAAAAGACTTCGTCAACACCAGCTACCTACTGTTTCCTACAAGGAACCGCAAGCAGGCCGTGGATGAGCAATTCGCTCGTTTTGTTGAGATGATCAAGAATATACATGTAAGAATCCCCCTAATGGACGTGTTACATGTACCTTCCTACGctaagtacatcaaggacatcatcaacaacaagcgaCCAATACCATCCATGGAGGTCATCAAGCTGACAGAAGAGTGTAGCACTGCTATACTCAACTTccctaaaaagaaaaaggatcctTGGTGCCCCACAATCTCATGTTCCATCGGGATCCAATACTTTGACCAAGCCTTGTGCAACCTTGGGGATAGCATAAGTGTTATGCCCGAGGCCGTCTTTGACAAGCTGAACCTCACGCAATTGACGCCAACACCAATGATGCTTCAGCAGGCTGATTCAACGGTTCGCTACCTGGCAGGGATAGCCAAAGATATTCTGGTGAAAATCTAG